From the Pseudomonas monsensis genome, the window AGGTGACCTTCACCAGCGCCACGGACTACACCGTGCAGCGGCTGCCGGAAGGCACTGCGATGGGCGCGTTCAGCACCACCACCACCCCGGCTCCGGTGATCGACGGCTTCTCTCTGAATCTCACTGGCGGCACGGCAGCGGCGGGCGACACGTTCAAGATCACCCCGACCCGCAATGCCGCAGCCAACATCAAGACCGAGATGACCGACTCCAAGCGTCTGGCCATCGCCGCTCCGTTGGGCGCCGCCATTGCTCCGGGAGGCAGCGGCACGCTGACTATTCCGGCCAGCGGTCAGCCGACCCTGACCACCAAGTTCGACATCTACGACCCGACCACCACCACTGCGATGCAGAACGGCATGAAGTACTCGACGCCGGTCAAAGTGGTGTTTGGTGATCCGTCGGCAGATGGCACCAGCCAGGGCTATCAACTGCTGGACGCCAAGGGTGGCGTGCTCAGCAGCGGCACCATCAAGCCGGGCCAGACCAACACCCTGAGCCTGAGCATTCCGCTCAAGGACTCGACCGGTGCGGCGATTCCACCGGCGCCCGCCACTCAGTACACCGTCAATTTCGACATGACCGTTGCCGGTTCGCCAGGCAAGGGCACGGCGGTCAACGTCAGCCTCAGCCAGCCGGGCACGCTGGACAACCGCAACGGCGGTGTCCTCGCTGACCTGCAGACCAAACAAACCGTCGACACCGGCTCTGCCAGCAAAGGCATTTCGCTGACCGATGCTTACGGCAAACTGGTCGAAGGCGTCGGTGCCAAAGCCGCTCAGGGCAAGCTCGACAGTGCCGCCACCGATGCGATTCTGGCCAACGCCAAGGGCGCCCGTGACTCGCTGTCCGGTGTCGACCTCGACGAAGAGACCGGCAACCTGGTCAAGTTCCAGCAGTACTACACCGCGTCCTCGCAGATCATCAAGGCTGCGCAGGAAACCTTCAGCACACTGATCAACAGTCTTTAAGGAGTCGTAAACCATGCGCATTTCTACTGGCCAGTTTTACGAGTCCTCGGCAGCCAACTACCAGAAAAACTTCGCCAACGTGGTCAAGAGCAGCGAAGAGGCGAGCAGCCTGGTTCGCGTCAACACCGCGGCAGACGATCCGGTGGGTGCCTCGCGTCTGCTGCAATTGGGTCAGCAGGCTTCGATGCTCGATCAGTACGAAGCCAACGCCACCACGATCAAAGGCACTCTGGGTACCGCTGAAGCGGTGATGACCAGCATCAACAACGTGCTGCAGCGTGCCAAAGAGCTGGCCGTGAGTGCCGGCAACGCCGGTTACACGGACTCCGACCGCCAGGCGACTGCCTCCGAGCTCGGTCAGATCGAAGAGCAACTGCTCAGCCTGATGAACAGCAAGGACGAGAACGGCAAATACATTTTCGCCGGCTCCAAGGGCGACACCGTGCCGTTCACGCGCAATGACGATGGCACCTACGCCTACAACGGCGATCAGGTGACCCTCGACCTGGCCATTGGCGACAACATGAAAATGGCCACCAACACCACCGGCTGGGAAGCCTTCCAGCAAGCCGTCAATACCAGCCGCAGCCAGGTCACCATGACGGCGCCGGCGGTCAATGACAACCGTGTGGTGCTGTCCAACGGTCAGGTGTCGTCGAATGTCAGTTACAACAGCAAGTTCCGCAGTGGCGAACCGTACAGCGTGTCGTTCGTCAGCGGCACTCAACTGAAGATCACGGACTCGGCCGGTAACGATGTCACTGCCGAAGCCAGCCAGGGTGGCGCGTTCGATCCGGCAAGCACGGCTGGTCAAACGGTAAGCTTTCGCGGCGTAGACCTGACGCTGAACATCAACCTGCAAGCGGGCGACGTACCGGGCACCGTTCTGCCAGGTCATACGTTCACCCTCGCGGCCAAGCCTGATACCTTCACCGGTACCCGCAGCCCGGGTAACCCGTCGTCGGCGCAGATCACCGGCAGCAGCGTGACCAACTCCACGGACTACAAGGCCAGTTTCCCGACCGGTTCGGCGGTGATGAAATTTACCAGTGCTACCGCCTTCGATCTGTACGCCGCGCCGTTGACTGCCGACAGCAAACCGGTGTCGAGCGGCACCGTGGTCGCCGGCGTCGCCACTGCATCGGGTGTGAGCTTCAACATCAGCGGTACGCCGGCGGCCAACGATCAGTTCAGCATTGCCGTCAACACGCACGAAACCCAGAACATTCTGGACAGCGTGAACCAGTTGAAAAACGTGCTCAACACGCCAACCAACGGCAATGCCCTGGCGATCCAGCAGTTGCAGGCCGGTCTGGCTTCCGGTCTGGGCAACCTCGCCAGCGGTACCGATCAGCTGTCCAGCGCGATCAGTTCGGTCGGTGGTCGTGGCTCGTCGCTGATGACCCAGAGTGATACCAATCAGTCGCTGGTACTGGCTAACGCACAGACACAATCGTCGATCCGCGATTCCGATCCGGCCGAAGTCATGACCCGTCTGACCCTGCAGCAAACCATGTTGCAGGCTTCGCAACTGGCCTTCAGCAAGATTGCGCAACTGGGCTTGTTCAACAAGATCTGAGTCTGTGCCTGTCGAGCTGCCAACCGTCTTTTCCTAAGCGGTTACGGGGTTCCTGCCTGAAGAGGGCAGGAACCCGCCGCTCGAGAGTTTCCCGTCGTGAATCAACACCCCCTCGTCAGTATCGTCATCCCCGCCTTCAATCCGCGCTTCTTCGATCAGGCGCTGATGAGTGCGCTCGCGCAGACGTACGAAAACGTCGAGATCGTCATATGCGATGACTCGGCCGATGAACGGATTCGTGAGATCGTCGAGTCCTTCGCCGAGCCGGCCCATCCTATCCGTTACCTGCGCAATCCGCAGCGACTGGGCTTGCAGAAGAACCTGCTGCGCTGCGTCGAAGCGGCGCGGGGCGAGTTCATCAAGGTGTTGTGCGATGACGATCGGCTGTTTGCACCAAGCATCGCATTACAGGCGCAGGCACTGATCGAGCATGCCGATGCCAATCTGGTGTTCGCCCTGCGCATGCTCAGCGACGCCGGCAACTTCCTTTTGCCGCCGCGGGTCGAGAACTGCCGTTTCAGCCCGAACGATGCCTTGTTCAAAGGCGATGACATGCTGGCGATCTTCGAATCGACGCCGCTGAACTTCGTCGGTAATTTCAGTGCGGCACTGATGCGTCGCGCCGATGTGCTGGAACTGCTGCCGGCCTTGATTCAGGAGGGCGCCGGTTTCGTCGCCACGCTCGATTTTGCCTTGTTCGTGTGCTTGATGCGTCGTGGCAATTTTGTCTCGCTCAGCACTGTGCTGAGCACCGAGCGCCTGTATCCGGAGCGTCTGAGCAAGACCCCGGAAATGCTCAAGGCCGCCAAGGTGGAATGGGACTGGCTCAAGCAAATGCTCGCCGCCCGCAGTGGTGAAGCGGCGCCCGCCGCCGGCTGGGTGCGTTACATTGATCTGGCCAATACCGGTGACTTGCCGCACGCCTGGCAGGAGTTGTGCGTAACGCGCATCCTCGGCAACCGCAACACGGTGGTCAGTGGTCGTGTCGGTGCCGAAAGCGAAAGTTACGCCGACTTCTATCGTGAGTGGTTGTCGATTCGCCGCTTCAGCGAGGTCGAGCAACGGCTGATGCCGCAACGCATTGCCAGTTGGCCGATGCGTCCGCAGATCGTGCCGATTGTGATCGACAACGCTGGCGACAGTGCTGCGCTGGCCACGACGTTGCAGAGCATCAAGGCGCAACTCTATCCGGCGCAGGCGGTGGTGGTGCTGTCGGATGCGCAGTGCGAGGCTGATGAGCGCACGCTGCAGTTGCCGTTTCAGGCCGATTGGGCACAACAGCTCAACGCGGTGATCCCGCAACTGGAAGGCACCCACTGGTTTTACCTGTTGCAGGCCGGCGACACCCTGCGTGATTCGGCGCTGCTGATTCTGGCCGAGCGTATCGCCGGCACGCCGGGCTTGTTGTGCGCCTACAGCGACGAAGGCGCGCAAGTCGACGGCGAATCGACCGAACCAGTGTTCAAGCCTGACTTCAACCTCGATCTGATGCGCGCCTATCCGTATGTGGGGCGAGCGCTGGCGTTCGAGCGTCAGCGTTTCATGGCGCTGGGTGGATTTGATCCGGTCCATGGCGAACTGGCGCCGCATGATTTGCTCTGGCGCCTGGTGGAAGAGGCCGGTCCGCAAACCATCGAGCACATTGCCGAGGTCCAGGTGGAATCGAGCCTGACCTACGCGCAATGGCTGTCGCTGCCGCCAGTCATCGACTACAACGCGGCCGTCGTGACGGCGCATCTGCAGCGGATCGGGGTCGATCACCGCATGCGTCATGACGAATTGCCCCTGATCAACCGCATCGACTATCGGCATGCGGCGCGCCCGCAGGTGTCGATCATCATTCAGGCCGGTGATTCGCTGCACGCCTTGCAGCGCTGCACCGAGAGCCTGATCGAGCGCACGGCTTATACCCTTTACGAAATTCTCATCGTCGATGCCGGTGTCACTGATTCGCAGATGCTCGAATGGCTGAGCGCCATGGCCCAGCTCGGGGCGTCGATGTTGCGGGTGTTGCGTTACGCCGGTGACAACAATCCTGCCGCGATCCGCAACTTCGCCGCCGAGCAGTCCCGTGGCGAATATCTGCTGTTGCTTGACGCGCAAGCGGTCATCTGTGAACGCGACTGGCTCGATGAGTTACTCAATCATGCCCAGCGTCCGGAAGTCGCCGTGGTCGGTGCGCGGTTGCTCAGCCCCGAGGGGGCTATCGTCAGCGCGGGCCTGATTCTGGGCCTGGCCGGGCCGGTCGGTGCGCCCTTTGCCGGCGAGGCGGCCAGCAGTCGCGGTTACATGCAGCGTTTACATGTGACGCAGAACTGGAGCGCGGTCAGCAGTCAGTGCCTGATGCTGCGCAAGCAGGTTTTCGAGGAGCTTGGCCGGTTCGATGAGGTGACTTACACCCGTGGCTTGAGTGACGTCGACCTGTGTCTGCGTGCAGGCAAGGAAGGCTATCTGGTGGTCTGGACGCCTTACGCCAGTGTGGTGATCGCGCCGCTGACAGAGGCTGCGCCGGTGATCCTGCCCGAACAGGAGGAAGAGGCGTTCCATCGGCAGTGGATGAGTAAAATCATCAAGGATCCGGCGTACAGCCCGTCGCTCAGTCTCGGCGTGTCGAGCTTCAGTCTGGAACCGTCCCTGCGCAATAACTGGAACCCGTTTTGCAGTCGGGCGTTGCCGCTGATCCTCGGCTTGCCGGTAAACAGTTCGGCCGTCGGCCACTATCGCGTGACCGGACCCTTGGCCGAGCTGGAAAGCAGTGGTCGGGCACTCGGACGCTGGGCCTACGAGTCGCCGTCGACGGTCGAGATCGAGCGTCTGGCGCCTGACTCGATCATCCTGCAATGCCGTTACAGCGAAGGTGCGGTCAGCGACATTCTGCGCATTAAAAAGTACTCCAGTGCGCTGCGGATTTTCGAGCTCGACGACTACGTGGTCAGTGCACCGAAGAAAAATACCCATGCCCGCAACAAGCCGGTCAACACCGAGCAGATGCTGCGCGAGGGCATTGCCCTGTGCGATCGCGTGGTGGTGACGACGCAGCCGCTGGCGGATGCGTTATCGAGCATGCACAGCGACATCCGCATTGTGCCGAACATGCTGTCACCGGAACCGTGGGCAACGCTGACCAGCCGTCGACGCACCTCCAGCAAACCTCGAGTCGGCTGGGGTGGCGGCACCAGCCACACCGGTGATCTGGAGATCATTGCCGATGTGGTGCGTGAACTGGCGAACGAAGTGGAGTGGGTATTCTTCGGCATGTGCCCGGAGGAATTGCGTCCCTATATCCACGAATTCCACTCGGCCATCAGCTTGCAAAGCTACCCGTTCAAACTGGCCAGCCTGAACCTCGATCTGGCCCTTGCACCGCTGGAGTTTCACATCTTCAACGACTGCAAGAGTAACCTGCGTCTGCTCGAATACGGCGCCTGCGGCTACCCGGTGATCTGCACCGACACCGAGGCCTATCGTGGCCATCTGCCGTGCACCAAGGTCTACAGCAACAGCACCGCAGAATGGCTGCAGGCGATCCGCATGCATCTCGCCGACCCGGACGCCAGCTATCGCATGGGCGACGAACTGAAGGAAGCGGTGCACCGTGATTTCATGTTACGCGGTGACAACCTTAATCACTGGTTGTGGGGCTGGTTGCCGGATTGATCCGAGTTCACAGGACTTGGGCGCCGGTTTCGCCGAGGGTGGCAGTTATTGCGATAACCAGACTGTTCGCGGAAGTGATTTCGCCGACAGGTACTACTTGCCGCAAGCGTCTGTTTGCACAGCGTCAATGACACGGGGAGCGGCGTGCCCGACAACGGTGTGCAGTTCAATGACTGGTATGCCGGTTTCAACACCGTCGGGCACGTAGGTGTCATGAATGGCGTGATCGATCTTCCGGTGACGGGCGATGCGTTTGCCATGTTCGGTTGATGTGTTGACACCCTGACAGGCGATGAAGGGATGAATCCACTGTCGGATTCATCCCTTTTTTTTGCGCCTGAAGCTCGG encodes:
- a CDS encoding flagellar hook-associated protein 3 — translated: MRISTGQFYESSAANYQKNFANVVKSSEEASSLVRVNTAADDPVGASRLLQLGQQASMLDQYEANATTIKGTLGTAEAVMTSINNVLQRAKELAVSAGNAGYTDSDRQATASELGQIEEQLLSLMNSKDENGKYIFAGSKGDTVPFTRNDDGTYAYNGDQVTLDLAIGDNMKMATNTTGWEAFQQAVNTSRSQVTMTAPAVNDNRVVLSNGQVSSNVSYNSKFRSGEPYSVSFVSGTQLKITDSAGNDVTAEASQGGAFDPASTAGQTVSFRGVDLTLNINLQAGDVPGTVLPGHTFTLAAKPDTFTGTRSPGNPSSAQITGSSVTNSTDYKASFPTGSAVMKFTSATAFDLYAAPLTADSKPVSSGTVVAGVATASGVSFNISGTPAANDQFSIAVNTHETQNILDSVNQLKNVLNTPTNGNALAIQQLQAGLASGLGNLASGTDQLSSAISSVGGRGSSLMTQSDTNQSLVLANAQTQSSIRDSDPAEVMTRLTLQQTMLQASQLAFSKIAQLGLFNKI
- a CDS encoding glycosyltransferase yields the protein MNQHPLVSIVIPAFNPRFFDQALMSALAQTYENVEIVICDDSADERIREIVESFAEPAHPIRYLRNPQRLGLQKNLLRCVEAARGEFIKVLCDDDRLFAPSIALQAQALIEHADANLVFALRMLSDAGNFLLPPRVENCRFSPNDALFKGDDMLAIFESTPLNFVGNFSAALMRRADVLELLPALIQEGAGFVATLDFALFVCLMRRGNFVSLSTVLSTERLYPERLSKTPEMLKAAKVEWDWLKQMLAARSGEAAPAAGWVRYIDLANTGDLPHAWQELCVTRILGNRNTVVSGRVGAESESYADFYREWLSIRRFSEVEQRLMPQRIASWPMRPQIVPIVIDNAGDSAALATTLQSIKAQLYPAQAVVVLSDAQCEADERTLQLPFQADWAQQLNAVIPQLEGTHWFYLLQAGDTLRDSALLILAERIAGTPGLLCAYSDEGAQVDGESTEPVFKPDFNLDLMRAYPYVGRALAFERQRFMALGGFDPVHGELAPHDLLWRLVEEAGPQTIEHIAEVQVESSLTYAQWLSLPPVIDYNAAVVTAHLQRIGVDHRMRHDELPLINRIDYRHAARPQVSIIIQAGDSLHALQRCTESLIERTAYTLYEILIVDAGVTDSQMLEWLSAMAQLGASMLRVLRYAGDNNPAAIRNFAAEQSRGEYLLLLDAQAVICERDWLDELLNHAQRPEVAVVGARLLSPEGAIVSAGLILGLAGPVGAPFAGEAASSRGYMQRLHVTQNWSAVSSQCLMLRKQVFEELGRFDEVTYTRGLSDVDLCLRAGKEGYLVVWTPYASVVIAPLTEAAPVILPEQEEEAFHRQWMSKIIKDPAYSPSLSLGVSSFSLEPSLRNNWNPFCSRALPLILGLPVNSSAVGHYRVTGPLAELESSGRALGRWAYESPSTVEIERLAPDSIILQCRYSEGAVSDILRIKKYSSALRIFELDDYVVSAPKKNTHARNKPVNTEQMLREGIALCDRVVVTTQPLADALSSMHSDIRIVPNMLSPEPWATLTSRRRTSSKPRVGWGGGTSHTGDLEIIADVVRELANEVEWVFFGMCPEELRPYIHEFHSAISLQSYPFKLASLNLDLALAPLEFHIFNDCKSNLRLLEYGACGYPVICTDTEAYRGHLPCTKVYSNSTAEWLQAIRMHLADPDASYRMGDELKEAVHRDFMLRGDNLNHWLWGWLPD